One genomic segment of Centropristis striata isolate RG_2023a ecotype Rhode Island chromosome 11, C.striata_1.0, whole genome shotgun sequence includes these proteins:
- the LOC131979919 gene encoding tripartite motif-containing protein 16-like, with protein MAQKGAQQDREIFSCPICLDLLKDPVTTSCGHSYCMNCIKSFWDGEDEKETHSCPQCRQTFTPRPVLLKNTILAVLVGELKKTGLSAAPADLCYAGAEDVACDVCTGRKLKAFKSCLTCLISYCEQHLQPHYDVALLSKHKLVEPSKKLQENICSQHDEVMKMFCRTDQKSICYLCSVDQHKGHDTVSAAAERTEKQKELEVSRQNIHQRIQDREKDVKLLQQEVQNINRSADKTVEDSEKIFTELIRLMQKRSSEVKQQVRSQQETEVSRVKEVEEKLQQEIRELKRKDAELKKLSNTEDHNQFLHSYPSLSALSESTSSMEIRPLRYFEDVTAAVSRVRDILQDVLRDKWTKLSLTEVDVLLSDSPAEPTTRAGFLKYSCEITLDPNTAHTWLLLSEGNRKATYMSHHQFYPSHPDRFARYNQVLSRESLTGRCYWEVEWRGGGGRVAVSYKNISRGEFNDSVFGRSDKSWALICYKNKYTFWYNNIQTPVSGPRSSRVGVYLDHRAGILSFYSVSETMTLLHRVQTTFTQPLYAGLLVGDTAEFCKLK; from the coding sequence GACTACTTCATGTGGACACAGCTACTGTATGAACTGTATTAAAAGCTTCTGGGATGGAGAGGATGAGAAGGAAAcccacagctgccctcagtgcAGACAGACGTTCACTCCGAGGCCTGTCCtgctgaaaaacaccatattagcAGTTTTAGTGGGTGAGTTGAAGAAGACCGGACTCtcagctgctcctgctgatctCTGCTATGCTGGAGCTGAagatgtggcctgtgatgtctgcactgggagaaaactgaaagccttcaagtcctgtctcacctgtctgatcTCTTACTGCGAGCAACACCTCCAGCCTCACTATGATGTAGCtctgttatcaaaacacaagctggtggagccctCCAAGAAGCTCCAGGAGAACATCTGCTCTCAGCAcgatgaggtgatgaagatgttctGCCGTACCGATCAGAAGtctatctgttatctctgctctgtggaccaacataaaggccacgacacggtctcagctgcagcagaacggacggagaagcagaaagagctggaggtgagtcgacAAAACATCCATcagagaatccaggacagagagaaagatgtgaagctgcttcaacaggaggtgcagaacatcaatCGCTCCGCTGATAAAacagtggaggacagtgagaagATCTTCACCGAGCTGATCCGTCTCATGCAGAAAAGAAGCTCCgaggtgaagcagcaggtcagatcccagcaggaaactgaagtgagtcgagtcaaagaggtggaggagaagctgcagcaggagatcagagagctgaagaggaaagacgcTGAACTGAAGAAACTCTcaaacacagaggaccacaaccagtttctccacagctacccctcactgtcagcactcagTGAGTCCACATCCAGCATGGAGATCCGTCCTCTGCGCTACTTTGAGGACGTGACAGCGGCCGTGTCACGAGTCAGAGACATACTACAGGACGTCCTGAGAGACAAATGGACAAAGCTCTCACTgactgaagtggatgttttactgtcagattcaCCAGCAGAGCCCACGACCAGAGCTGGattcttaaaatattcatgtgagatcacactggatccaaacacagcacacacatggctgttattatctgaggggaacagaaaagcaacatACATGAGTCATCATCAGTTCTATCCAAGTCACCCAGACAGATTCGCTAGATATAATCAGGTCCTgagtagagagagtctgactggacgatgttactgggaggtggagtggagaGGGGGTGGAGGTCGTGTAGCAGTTTCATACAAGAATATCAGCAGAGGGGAGTTTAATGACTCTGTATTTGGACGCAGTGACAAATCTTGGGCATTAATATGTTACaagaataaatatacattttggtaCAACAATATCCAAACTCCCGTCTCAGGTCCTCGGTCCTCCAGAGTGggagtgtacctggatcacagagcaggtattctgtccttctacagcgtctctgaaaccatgaccctcctccacagagtccagaccacgttCACTCAGCCGCTCTATGCTGGACTTCTGGTTGGTGACActgctgagttctgtaaactcaaataa